In Papaver somniferum cultivar HN1 chromosome 1, ASM357369v1, whole genome shotgun sequence, a genomic segment contains:
- the LOC113352592 gene encoding uncharacterized protein LOC113352592 — protein sequence MSGAGAAVAEELLSSITDVVNLWLFGKCPSILGEFVASAPLTPLLKPGGGLRPIAVGTIWRRLCSKLAATSVTKDMTEYLAYQYGVGIPCGGEGILHSANRLLELMGADHTRSMLLIDFSNAFNLVDRSTIIKEVRTHCPSISYWVEFFYAKPARLYYQDHVLSSAMDVQQGDPLGPLLFALVLHPLAEKIATNCTLDFHAWYLDDGTIAGDTKEVSKALKILQEDGPSSGLHLNIAKTELFWPSYDPRRDLYNVFPTNIGRPAGGVTLLGGPVSLDMEFCSNIFRGRVDKTLQLMNNIQELQDPQSELLLLRSCAGVSRLYFSLRTTFPEALQVAGSRFDDHLVQYLRRLVVGDGAGFGLIQQRLATLPIKDGGFGTQHLQNSILKLPATTELSQGFQHAIQGFTQACGLSLSDFNINDAAPHFMKSLAVIYFGVVKEKVPSCFSLSTRESTIWQCNREEHAMGFLKDIPIPGLNQVVGPRQFSSVLQYRLGIPLFEKDSKCACCGKHMDIFGDHAIHCASEVGVKFRHDMAKDVLVDICYKAGIVARKEVSLGLISADNKELRTADIMVYNWENDRDVCMDVTGISPFTSARTLKFIPGSAISAAITHKNNKYLDKCTSLGYGFGVLAFTTFGELIPDLTSFLKRLRNCMVLTWIGPGGGWKVNCRCCEGGGEARMMDWMQMQWWNGGCSASTRVAAAVEGV from the exons ATGAGTGGAGCCGGTGCTGCCGTTGCTGAGGAGTTATTGTCGTCTATTACCGATGTTGTTAACCTATGGCTCTTTGGTAAGTGCCCTTCCATTCTGGGTGAGTTCGTAGCTAGTGCGCCCCTAACTCCATTACTCAAGCCTGGCGGCGGTCTGAGACCAATTGCAGTCGGTACCATCTGGCGTAGACTTTGCTCGAAATTGGCTGCCACGTCTGTCACAAAGGATATGACCGAATACCTAGCTTATCAGTATGGTGTTGGTATTCCTTGTGGTGGGGAAGGTATTTTGCACTCTGCGAATAGGCTATTGGAGCTAATGGGTGCTGACCACACCCGGTCTATGTTGTTGATAGACTTCTCAAATGCTTTCAATCTTGTCGACCGTTCCACTATAATTAAGGAGGTGAGAACCCATTGTCCAAGCATCTCTTATTGGGTCGAGTTTTTCTATGCGAAACCAGCTAGGCtgtattatcaagatcatgttctcTCTTCTGCCATGGATGTTCAACAGGGTGATCCCCTTGGTCCTCTTTTATTTGCTTTGGTTCTTCATCCTCTTGCCGAGAAGATTGCTACTAATTGTACTTTAGACTTCCATGCTTGGTACTTAGATGACGGCACTATTGCGGGTGATACTAAGGAAGTGTCTAAAGCTCTTAAAATTCTCCAGGAAGATGGACCTAGCTCTGGTTTACACTTGAACATCGCGAAGACGGAACTGTTTTGGCCATCTTATGATCCGAGACGAGATTTGTACAATGTCTTTCCTACCAATATTGGCAGACCAGCGGGTGGTGTTACACTTCTTGGTGGACCGGTCAGCTTGGATATGGAGTTTTGCAGCAACATTTTTCGGGGTCGGGTGGATAAAACCTTGCAGCTTATGAATAATATTCAAGAACTACAAGACCCCCAAAGTGAGTTGTTGCTTTTGCGTAGTTGTGCTGGTGTCTCAAGGTTATATTTCTCTCTTCGCACCACCTTCCCCGAGGCACTCCAGGTTGCAGGGTCTCGCTTTGATGACCACCTTGTGCAGTATCTGCGCCGGCTTGTGGTTGGAGATGGGGCTGGTTTTGGTTTGATTCAACAACGATTAGCCACCCTTCCAATCAAAGATGGTGGTTTTGGC ACTCAACACTTGCAGAATTCAATTCTGAAGCTGCCAGCAACAACTGAACTGTCTCAAGGTTTTCAACACGCGATACAAGGCTTCACCCAAGCTTGTGGTCTATCCTTATCGGATTTCAACATCAATGACGCTGCCCCCCATTTCATGAAGTCTCTGGCAGTTATCTACTTCGGTGTTGTCAAGGAAAAGGTACCCTCTTGCTTCTCGTTATCTACGCGTGAATCCACCATTTGGCAATGTAATAGGGAAGAGCATGCAATGGGTTTTCTTAAGGATATCCCTATTCCAGGGCTTAACCAAGTTGTTGGGCCTAGACAGTTCAGTTCTGTCCTACAGTATCGTTTAGGGATACCTCTCTTTGAGAAGGATAGCAAATGTGCATGTTGTGGTAAAcatatggatatttttggagatCATGCTATTCATTGTGCTAGTGAGGTAGGGGTTAAATTTAGACATGACATGGCCAAAGATGTCTTAGTGGATATATGTTACAAAGCAGGGATTGTGGCTAGGAAAGAGGTGTCTCTAGGGCTTATTTCAGCAGACAACAAGGAACTTCGGACGGCGGATATCATGGTCTATAACTGGGAAAACGACagagatgtgtgtatggatgtcaccgGGATTTCTCCTTTTACTAGTGCTAGGACTCTCAAATTTATACCAGGGTCTGCTATTTCTGCAGCCATCACTCACAAGAACAATAAGTACCTGGACAAGTGCACTTCACTCGGCTATGGTTTTGGGGTTCTAGCCTTTACCACTTTCGGGGAGCTTATTCCTGATTTAACATCCTTTTTAAAGAGATTGAGAAATTGTATG